The genome window CCCGCGGGTCTTCGTCGCGTTCGGGTGGGCCTACGTGCTGGTGATCGTCCTGCTCGCCGCGTTCTTCGCCGTGGGCTATTACAACCTCACCGCGGTCGAGCTGATCGCCGCCGTGCTGATCTTCAGCTGGATCATCGTGTTCCTGCGCACCGCGGGTTCGGTCGGCACCGAGCACCGCGGCGACCCCGTGCCCGCCTGAGGCCCGCGCGTCAACGCAGCGTCTGCGTGGCCTCGGCCGTGCGCTGCAACGCGTGCACGGAGTGGGCGTGGCGTTTCTGGGCCACGCCCACGAACAGGCAGTCGACCAGAGCGAGCTGGGCGATCCTGCTGACCATGGCGCCCGCCCGGAAGCGCGGTTCGCGGGCGTGGCTGAGCAGCGAATGGTCGACCTCGGCCGCGATCGGGGAATCGGATGCTCCGGTGATGCCGATCGTGGTGCTCGCCGCGGATCGTGCCGTCTGCACGAAGTGCAGCGTCTCGCGCGTCGTGCCCGAGTGGGAGAAGGCGATCGCGACCGTCTTCCTGGCTCCGAGCGCGGCCGCTGCGCTCGCCTCGTGCGCGTCGGTGAGGACGATCGCGGTATGCCCGATGCGCAGCAGCTTGTGGCCGAGGTCCGCCGCGACCAGACCGCTCGCACCGATGCCGAAGAGCAGGATGCGATCGGCCTCGTCTACCGCGTCGACGGCGGCTGCGAGCACGTCGTAGTCGAGGCCGGCGATCGTCTCCTCGATCGACAGGAGCTCGAGCGCGGCGACCTTGGCGGTGGCCTCGCGGAGCGAGTCCGCCGAGGAGATCTCCGAGCCGAACCCCGACGAGGCGGGGAACTGCGCGGACTCCCGGCCGAGTTCGGTGGCCAGGGCCATCCGGAGAGCCGCATAGCCGTTCACGCCGATCGCTCGACAGAAACGTACGACGGAGGCGACCGAGGTGGCGCACACGGACGCGATCTCGGTGATCGTGCTGTCGACGACGATGCGCGGATCATCGGAGATCGTGCGGGCGATGCGGGCGAGCGACGGTGGCAGCGTCTCGGCCGCCGTGGCGATCGTCGTCTGGATGCTCATTGCTCTCCTGCGTCGAGGCTGGTCCCGGTCTGAACAATTCTTTCATGACTGTCTCTACATGCGTAGACTATTTCCATGCCTTCTCCGCGCGCCGTCATCGCCGTCGATCTCGGCAAGTCGCGGTGCCGCGCAGTGCTCTTCGAACCGAGCGCTCATGCTGCGGACCAGAAGGGGCAGGGTCCTCGCCGCCCCCTCTACGACGGTGTCGGAGCGCCCGGTCTCGCGTCCTCCGACGGCGTGGACGCCGCGCTCGAGGCCATTCTTCCGCTGAGCGCTCATCTCGATCAGTCGGTCGCCGCCGTGTCGATCGGCGCGGCCGGTGCGTGGACGGCGCCGACTGCGGCAGCCGCGCTCGCCCGGCGACTCCGCGCCGAGCTCCACGCACCGGTAGTCGTGACGTCTGACGTGGTGTCGGCTCACGCCGGCGCGCTCGGCGGGTCGCCCGGGGTGCTCCTCATCGCCGGTACAGGAGCCGCGGCGCTCGGCCTCGGCGCGGAAGACGGCGCCGACAGCGATGGCGATGGGGTCGACCGCCGTGAGGGTGCCAGGCTCGTCGACGGCTGGGGGCCCGAGCTCGGTGACCTCGGCAGCGGCTCCTGGCTCGGGCGAGAGGCGCTGCGCGCGGTGCTGCGAGCCTCCGTCGATCTGGGGCCGTCGACGGTGCTGACCGATGCCGTGAAGAGTCCGGTGGGTACCCCGTCGGCGATTCCTGCGTGGCTGGCGAGCACCGCTCCGCTCGCACGACGCCTCGCGACACTCGCGCCCCTCGTGCTCGACGCTGCGGAATCGGGTGATCGCACCGCCGGTGAGATCGTCGCCGAGGGCATCCGTCTTCTCGTCGCCTCGGCCGTCGCGGCCGGCCCCGCGTCTCGTCCGGTCGCGCTGCATGGCGGACTGACCGACCACCTCTGGTTCCGCGCGGGTCTCGAGGCCGCCCTGTGTTCGGGCGGGCGCGACGTCGTGCCGCCCGCGGGTGACGCTCTCGACGGCGCACTCCTGCTCGCCGAGCGCACCGATCTTCCCCATGAAAGGTTCGTCCACCGTGCCGAATGACCCCTCCAGATTGAACGACCTCCTCGACGTGCTGTCGACGCTCGGAACCGAAGCATCCTCGCCCGAGCGCGGCGATCTCGACCTGCTCGACACGATCGAACTCGTGAACCGGATGAACGCCGAGGACCGCCGCGTCCCTGAAGCGGTCGCCGAATGCAGCGGCGAGATCGCTGCTGCCGTCGACGGCATCACGGCGCGCTTCCGCGAAGG of Microbacterium sp. LWH13-1.2 contains these proteins:
- a CDS encoding MurR/RpiR family transcriptional regulator; the encoded protein is MSIQTTIATAAETLPPSLARIARTISDDPRIVVDSTITEIASVCATSVASVVRFCRAIGVNGYAALRMALATELGRESAQFPASSGFGSEISSADSLREATAKVAALELLSIEETIAGLDYDVLAAAVDAVDEADRILLFGIGASGLVAADLGHKLLRIGHTAIVLTDAHEASAAAALGARKTVAIAFSHSGTTRETLHFVQTARSAASTTIGITGASDSPIAAEVDHSLLSHAREPRFRAGAMVSRIAQLALVDCLFVGVAQKRHAHSVHALQRTAEATQTLR
- a CDS encoding BadF/BadG/BcrA/BcrD ATPase family protein; this encodes MPSPRAVIAVDLGKSRCRAVLFEPSAHAADQKGQGPRRPLYDGVGAPGLASSDGVDAALEAILPLSAHLDQSVAAVSIGAAGAWTAPTAAAALARRLRAELHAPVVVTSDVVSAHAGALGGSPGVLLIAGTGAAALGLGAEDGADSDGDGVDRREGARLVDGWGPELGDLGSGSWLGREALRAVLRASVDLGPSTVLTDAVKSPVGTPSAIPAWLASTAPLARRLATLAPLVLDAAESGDRTAGEIVAEGIRLLVASAVAAGPASRPVALHGGLTDHLWFRAGLEAALCSGGRDVVPPAGDALDGALLLAERTDLPHERFVHRAE